A single Flavobacteriales bacterium DNA region contains:
- a CDS encoding TonB-dependent receptor, whose product MSIFPKHVLLLIAVLSISFHAVSQGPPNGLRINGKVIDAQAQAPVAYATIVAKTKAASELVTGTTTDDAGRFSMLSRNPEVYIIVSFLGYQNDTIRDFVIENGRVDLGEIAISPDQEMLDEVVVRGEVSRTTFELDKRVFNVGKDLSTSGASAMEVLNNVPSVNVNIEGEVSLRGSSGVQILIDGKPSVLSDDPANLLGSITADMIEKIEVITNPSAKYNAEGTSGILNIVLKKEEKEGLNGSVSVNTGIPDNHSIGISLNRRTQKFNLFTQMGIGYRSLPRFSDNINWDRTSGTQLLSEGESFRNETFYNITLGTDYHINDNNVVTLSGRYAFETEDNPATTEFRQVDTEGNLLNAWTRNEDTQADNPKWRFDLQYKKQFTDHKKHTLLVSALGNYFNKDQSSIFSNITTEGVSLSNEQLTATDFGRADYTFKLDYAHPVNDQIIFETGAQYEMNDVGNDYEVRDLVDGTYVIDPALTNDFEYDQKVLGVYVTGAYEGTKAGVKLGLRMEDTDLQTLLATTDEKNSQKFTNLFPSFHSSYKFTENLSFQIGYSRRIKRPRLWDLNPFFNITNNFNVRTGNPDLLPEYTDSYELTGIYIMKKTSLSSSLYYRYTTDVMERVSVFEDNVNTTTPLNIGTNATTGIEVTGKYSANRWLTLNGDFNLNRFERKGEFQDTDFDFTGQQWSGRLTSKFKVSRDLEFEITGNYRSKFQTVQGVQSSSPSVDLGLRQKFMDGKLVANVGVRDLFKTRIFESVIDEEDFYLYSWNQRGRFITFGLSYGFGKGEAMSYSGGRRR is encoded by the coding sequence ATGTCAATATTTCCGAAACACGTTCTCTTGTTGATAGCTGTCCTGAGCATTTCTTTTCATGCGGTATCACAAGGTCCGCCCAATGGGTTGCGCATCAATGGGAAGGTGATCGATGCCCAGGCTCAGGCTCCTGTAGCCTATGCGACTATAGTGGCCAAGACTAAGGCAGCATCTGAACTCGTGACCGGAACAACTACCGATGATGCAGGTCGTTTCTCCATGCTGAGTAGGAATCCTGAGGTCTATATCATCGTGAGTTTCTTGGGATATCAGAACGATACCATTCGGGATTTCGTCATTGAGAACGGTAGGGTAGACCTTGGAGAGATAGCCATCTCACCCGATCAGGAAATGCTCGATGAGGTAGTGGTGAGAGGGGAAGTGTCCCGTACCACCTTTGAACTGGACAAGCGGGTCTTCAACGTAGGCAAGGACCTGAGTACATCTGGGGCGAGTGCCATGGAGGTGCTCAACAATGTGCCATCTGTCAATGTGAACATCGAAGGAGAGGTCAGTTTGAGAGGTAGCTCGGGAGTGCAGATTCTCATAGATGGTAAACCCTCGGTCCTTTCCGATGATCCTGCCAATCTGCTGGGCTCCATCACAGCCGATATGATCGAGAAGATAGAGGTCATCACCAATCCTTCGGCCAAGTACAATGCAGAAGGTACCTCTGGTATACTCAACATCGTTCTCAAAAAGGAGGAGAAAGAAGGACTGAATGGCTCGGTCTCGGTAAATACCGGTATCCCGGACAATCACAGTATCGGGATAAGCCTCAATCGCAGAACACAGAAATTCAATCTCTTCACACAGATGGGGATCGGATACCGTTCACTCCCTCGATTCTCTGATAACATCAACTGGGACCGCACCTCAGGCACCCAATTGCTCAGTGAAGGAGAGTCTTTTCGAAATGAGACCTTTTACAACATCACTCTCGGTACGGACTATCATATCAATGACAACAACGTGGTCACTCTTTCGGGTCGCTATGCCTTTGAGACGGAGGATAATCCCGCTACCACTGAATTCCGTCAGGTGGATACAGAAGGAAATCTGCTCAACGCTTGGACGCGAAACGAGGATACCCAGGCTGATAATCCCAAGTGGAGATTCGATCTTCAATACAAGAAGCAATTTACCGACCATAAGAAGCACACCTTGCTCGTCAGCGCTCTGGGGAACTATTTCAACAAGGACCAGAGTTCAATCTTCAGTAACATCACCACAGAAGGCGTGAGCCTTTCCAATGAACAGCTCACAGCCACGGATTTCGGTCGGGCCGACTATACCTTCAAATTGGATTATGCACATCCCGTGAATGACCAGATCATCTTCGAGACCGGTGCGCAGTATGAGATGAACGATGTGGGCAATGACTATGAGGTGCGCGACCTGGTCGATGGGACCTATGTCATCGATCCTGCCTTGACCAACGATTTCGAATATGACCAGAAGGTGTTGGGGGTTTATGTGACCGGTGCTTACGAAGGCACCAAGGCCGGGGTGAAATTGGGCTTAAGAATGGAGGATACCGACTTGCAGACCCTCCTCGCCACTACGGATGAGAAGAATAGCCAGAAGTTCACCAATCTCTTTCCGAGCTTCCATAGCTCCTATAAGTTCACAGAGAATCTGAGTTTCCAGATAGGATATTCCCGCAGGATCAAGCGTCCCCGTCTCTGGGATCTGAATCCTTTCTTCAACATCACCAACAACTTCAATGTACGCACCGGAAATCCCGACCTTCTTCCTGAGTACACCGATAGCTATGAGCTGACCGGTATCTACATCATGAAGAAGACAAGTCTGAGTTCGAGCCTCTATTATCGCTACACGACCGATGTGATGGAGCGGGTCTCTGTTTTTGAGGACAATGTAAACACCACCACTCCGCTCAACATCGGGACCAACGCCACCACCGGCATAGAAGTCACCGGTAAATATTCGGCAAATCGCTGGTTGACTCTCAATGGGGATTTCAATCTGAATCGCTTCGAGCGCAAAGGAGAATTCCAGGATACCGATTTCGATTTCACCGGGCAGCAATGGTCGGGTAGATTGACCTCCAAGTTCAAAGTCTCTAGAGACTTGGAATTCGAAATCACTGGGAATTACCGTTCCAAGTTCCAGACAGTACAGGGAGTGCAATCGTCCTCTCCTTCAGTGGATCTGGGGCTGCGCCAGAAATTCATGGATGGAAAGCTAGTGGCCAATGTAGGCGTGCGTGA